A genomic region of Christiangramia sp. OXR-203 contains the following coding sequences:
- a CDS encoding DNA polymerase III subunit gamma/tau, with protein MEHFVVSARKYRPQTFKDVVGQQAITNTLANAIHNNHLAQALLFTGPRGVGKTTCARILAKMINHDGTQAPDEDFAFNIFELDAASNNSVDDIRNLIDQVRIPPQVGKYKVYIIDEVHMLSASAFNAFLKTLEEPPKHAIFILATTEKHKIIPTILSRCQIFDFKRITVTDAKNYLGYIAEQEGVKAEDDALHIIAQKADGAMRDALSIYDRVVSFSGNELTRQAVTENLNVLDYDTYMQVTDLILANDIPQLLLKFNEILATGFDGHHFIAGLASHFRDLLVCKDQKTIQLLEVGEQTKARYFEQSQQTSHQFLMEAIELANSCDLKYKTSQNQRLLVELCLMQLASITFDTQKKKSERNIVPPEHFTQHSVQISNEKKELLRESEHDSSTPAEEIGLPDPKKAPESCAKPEEATYYSKESPSDSNEFSAATQTNAAETDANLDSLNLPKQTSNSTEKTEVQEFRKVAEEEPVRTKKILPEIKREKVSGLSLKSISKKKELAEKQKAMLPVEEVMDDEFSEEDMIREWKNYSEKLKNKGEKILASIFESQTPSLENRDIHLTFPNETMKIDLEREENRLMNFLKARLRNTHIKLIIHVDEAVSKKYAFTPQEKYEKLKEANPLLDQLRATFDLDV; from the coding sequence ATGGAACATTTTGTAGTATCAGCACGTAAATACAGGCCTCAAACATTCAAAGATGTTGTTGGACAGCAAGCGATCACCAATACGCTCGCGAACGCTATCCATAACAATCATCTCGCCCAGGCTTTGTTATTTACAGGACCTCGTGGTGTAGGTAAAACTACCTGTGCCCGTATCCTCGCAAAAATGATCAATCATGATGGTACTCAGGCTCCAGACGAAGATTTCGCTTTCAATATATTTGAACTGGATGCGGCTTCGAACAACTCGGTGGATGATATTCGAAATCTTATTGACCAGGTTCGTATCCCGCCACAGGTTGGAAAATATAAGGTCTATATTATTGATGAGGTGCATATGTTATCTGCTTCTGCATTCAATGCTTTTTTAAAGACTCTTGAAGAACCGCCAAAACATGCTATTTTTATACTGGCCACGACAGAAAAGCACAAGATCATTCCAACGATCCTGTCTCGTTGCCAGATATTTGATTTTAAGAGAATTACTGTAACAGATGCGAAGAACTATCTTGGTTATATTGCTGAACAGGAAGGTGTAAAAGCAGAAGATGACGCCTTGCATATTATCGCTCAAAAAGCCGATGGTGCGATGCGTGATGCACTGTCTATCTATGATCGTGTGGTTAGTTTCAGTGGAAATGAACTTACAAGACAGGCAGTTACAGAAAATCTGAATGTTCTGGATTATGACACTTATATGCAGGTCACAGATTTGATTCTCGCGAATGATATTCCCCAATTACTTCTGAAATTTAATGAAATCCTAGCTACAGGATTTGATGGACATCATTTCATTGCAGGATTGGCATCTCATTTTAGAGATTTGCTAGTTTGCAAGGATCAGAAAACCATCCAATTGCTAGAAGTGGGAGAACAAACAAAAGCTCGATATTTTGAACAGTCTCAACAAACTTCACATCAATTTTTGATGGAAGCAATTGAACTTGCAAATTCCTGCGATCTAAAATATAAGACGAGTCAGAATCAAAGATTGCTGGTTGAACTTTGCTTAATGCAACTGGCTTCGATCACTTTCGATACGCAAAAAAAAAAGTCTGAACGCAACATAGTTCCCCCGGAACATTTCACTCAGCATTCGGTTCAAATATCGAATGAGAAGAAAGAACTGCTAAGGGAAAGTGAGCATGACAGCTCTACTCCTGCTGAAGAAATTGGTCTTCCAGATCCTAAAAAAGCACCGGAATCATGTGCTAAACCAGAAGAGGCAACTTATTATTCTAAGGAGAGTCCTTCGGATTCTAATGAATTTTCAGCCGCAACTCAGACTAATGCTGCTGAAACCGATGCAAACCTTGATTCTTTAAATCTTCCGAAGCAAACATCGAACTCTACTGAAAAGACCGAAGTACAGGAATTTAGAAAAGTTGCTGAAGAAGAACCTGTTAGAACGAAAAAGATTCTTCCTGAGATCAAACGGGAAAAGGTATCTGGCCTGTCTTTAAAGAGCATTAGTAAAAAAAAGGAACTGGCGGAAAAACAAAAAGCGATGTTGCCTGTTGAAGAGGTAATGGATGATGAGTTTTCCGAAGAAGATATGATACGGGAATGGAAAAATTATTCAGAAAAACTGAAGAATAAAGGTGAAAAGATTCTCGCATCTATTTTCGAATCGCAAACACCCAGTCTTGAAAATAGAGATATTCATCTCACCTTTCCGAATGAAACGATGAAGATCGATCTTGAACGGGAAGAGAACAGACTAATGAATTTTCTAAAAGCCAGACTTAGAAATACGCATATAAAGCTGATCATTCATGTAGATGAAGCTGTTTCCAAAAAATACGCCTTTACTCCGCAGGAAAAATATGAAAAACTGAAAGAGGCCAATCCTCTACTCGACCAATTGCGAGCAACCTTTGATTTAGATGTATAA